GTCGCCCTCGCGGCCGAGGGTCGTCTCGTAGGTGCCGTCCGCGGCGATGACCAGGACCTGCGAGAGCTGCCGGTCGACCAGATAGGTGCGGCCCGCGGGGTCCCGCACCGCGCCTGTGATCACGCCGAGCAGCACGTCCTCGTCCTCGGCGCCCAGGCGCCACTGCTCGACCAGGGCGACGCTGCGGCGGGCGGGCGGGTCGGCGGGCAGCTCGACGACGGCGGCGGCGGTGGCGGCGGCGGTGAAGAGGGCGGAGCAGCAGGCGACGATCAGCAGGACGGACGGGAGTCGCGGGGTCGTGGTCACGAGGAAACCTCCGGCTGCGGTGTGGGGGCTGGGCTCCCCACTATACCCGCTGCCGGAGGTTTTGTTGCCCGCGAACGGCGCGGTCGCCTAGAACTTGAACGCCCCGCGCAGACCCCAGAAGAAGGCGTCGCTCTCGCCGTGGTAGACGGCGCCGTCGCCGGCGTCGACGACGTCCTTCACGTCGCCCATGAGCGTGGTGTAGCTGACGCTCGGGGTGAACGTGAAGAAGTGCGCCACCTGGAAGGGCAGGCCGGCGGTGAGCTTCAGGTCGGTCATGCTGGCGCCGCCCGGCATCTCGGGCACGCCCGGCAGGCCCTCGGCGCCGCCGAAGTAGCCGTTGATGTAGCCTTCGGAGCCGAGGCCCAGGGTGGCGCCCAGCTCGAGGGTCATGGTCTCGCCCACGCCCACGCCGTGGCTCACGGCGGCCTCCCAGTAGCCGCCCTTGATGGCGTCGAGGTCCTGGTAGAACGTCAGGCTCGGGGAGAGCAGCACGCTCAGGCCGGCGTGCAGGTAGAGCTCGGTGGTGTTCGCGTCGAGGTTGGGAAAGTCGTAGTAGATCAGGCCGGCGCCCAGCTCGACCTTGGGCAGGCTCATGGCCCAGCCGAGGGTCCAGTCGACCTCGTTGAATTCCCACTCGGAGCCGTTGACGTCGTTCAGGTCCATGTTGCCCCAGAAACCGGCGGAGAAGCCCATGGTGTTCACGCCCACCCACGGCTGGAGGACCGGATCGGGAGTGGCCACCATGCCGCGCCAGACGTACTTGCCGTACAGGTCGATGCCGGCCTCGGCGTCGAGGGGGCCGAGGGCGAGGGCGGGCGTGGTCGCCGCCGCCAGCAGGAGGCCCGTCAGGGCCAGCAGGGTCCACTTCTTCATCACGTCTCCTTGCTCGGTGCGATGCCGCCGTCTTCGGGTCCGCGCGGAGCCGGATCGCGCCGGCGGTCCGTCCGGACGGCCGAACCGGGGTTATGTCCGGTTCATTGTTGCAATTATGTCAGTCGATATCGGCAGGGCCAGTTCAAAATTTAGCAGAAACCCGTAAAGTCCAGAGGGGGGCGGTCGATCCTCAAGCAGAGCCCAGCACTGCGAACCTTGCCCTGGAGGCATCGCTTTGAGTCCCGAATACGCCCTGCCCGGACCGGAAATGCCCGTGATCGACGAGTCCCGCCTCATGGCCGAGTTCGGCGGCGACCGCGAGATCCTGGCCGAACTGCGCGACCTCTTCCTCGACCACGCGCCGCCCCTCTTCGAGTCGATCCGGCAGGCCATCGCCGACCGCGAGATCGACGTGATCGCCCGCGACGGCCACAGCCTCAAGGGCGCCTGCGCCACCTACGGCGCGCCCCGCCTGGCGATGATCTGCAAGGTGGTCGAACTGGCCGCCAAGGCCGGCGACTGGGCCACCATCGACCAGCACCAGGATCAGTTCGTGCAGGAGTACGAGAAGGTCTTCGAGGCGATCGGCAACCTCAGCGTGACCTGAGCCACCCCGGTCCCTCGGATGGGAAGGCGGGCGCCGACCAGTGGGGTCGGCGCCCGCTTCGGTTCGCTGGGGGGCCTCAGCGCACCACCCCCAGCACGCCCCGCAGCCGCACATCCCGACTCGACGCCCCGACCATCACCCGGAAGTCCCCCGGTTCGACCACCCGCACCAGGTCGCGATCCAGCAGCGACAGCTCGTCGGGGCCGAGCACGAACCGCACCGCGCGGCTCTCGCCGGCGCCGAGCGCCACCCGCCGGAACCCTTTCAGCGCCAGCACCGGGCGGGCCACCGAGGCGATCTCGTCCCGCAGGTAGAGCTGCACCACCTCGTCGCCGGCGCGGGGGCCCGTGTTGGTCACGGTGCAGCTGATGACGGCCGTGTCGCCCGGCGCGATCACCGGAGGTGTGACCACCAGGTCTGCGTACGCGAACCGGGTGTAGCCGAGCCCGTAGCCGAAGGGGTAGCGGGCGCGGCCGGTGAGGTCGGCGTAGTCGTCGCCGCGCCCGGTCGGCGTGTGGTCGTAGGTCAGGGGCAGTTGCCCCTCGGCGAAGGGCACGTCGAAAGGCAGCCGGCCGGCAGGGCTCGCGTCGCCGGCGAGAATCTCGGCCACCGCCGGGCCGCCCTCCTCGCCGGGGTACCAGACCTGCAGCACGGCACCCACCCGATCGACCCACGCGCCCGGGTCGACGGCGCTGCCGGCGACGAGCACGACGACCGTCGGCGTGCCCGTGGCCGCCACGCGCCGGATCAGCTCGTCCTGGCGACCCGGCAGGGCCAGCCGGGACCGGTCGCGGAACTCGCCCTCCGCGAGGCCCGCCACGACCACGGCCACGTCGCTGGTGGCGGCCAGGTCGACGGCGGCGGCGAGGTCGGCCTCTTCGTCGGCGGCCTCGCGATCCCACACCAGGCGGATCCGGGCGTTGCCGGTCGGCGAGCGGAACTCGAGGCGGATGGCGTAGGCGCGCCCGGCGGCCAGTGGTTTCGGGGCCATCCGGGTGCCCGCGGCCAGGGGACGCCAGTTGTCGAGCACGAGCTCGTCGTCGAGCCAGAGGCGGTAGCCGTCGTCGCCGCTGACGCCCAGGGCGAAGGCGCCGTTGCCGGGGGCGGTCAGTTCGCCGGTCCAGCGCACGGAGTAGAAGTCGCCGGGCAGCACGTCCGGCGCGGGCGAGGCGATGGACCACTGGAAGTCGACCTGCGGATCGAGGCGGGTCAGCGCCGGCGCGCCGTCCAGGTCGACGTTGGCGAAGTAGGCGCCGACGAGGCCGGCCCCGGTGACGCCGTCGAGGCGCGCGGAAAGGGCGGCGGCCGGCACGGGCGCGACGCCGGCCGGGGCGCGATCGCAGCCCTTGGCATGGCGGACTTCGACGGCGGCGCCGAACCGCTCCCGGATTCCCGCCAGGATGGCGACCCGTTCCGGTCCGGGCCCGCTGTAGCCGCCGAGGCGCGCTTCGGCGGCGTCGGGCCCGATCACCGCGATGGAGCCGACCGCCCCGTCGAGGGGCAGCAGGCCGTCCCGGTTCTCGAGCAGCACCACCGAGGCGCGGGCGGCCCGCCGGGCGAGCGCCCGGTGCGCCGCGCGGTCGGCGACCGGCGGCGTGTCGCCCCCGTACGGGTGCTCGAACAGGCCGAGCGCGAACTTCGCCCGCAGCACGCGGGCCACGGCGGCGTCGAGCACGGTCGGGTCGATCCGGCCGTCGGTGAAGGCGGGCAGGAATAGCGCGGCGTGCTCGAACGCGGTCTGGAAGATGACGTCGAGGCCGCCCGCGAGGGCCCGGGCGCCCGCGTCGGCGTAGTCGGTGGCCGTGCCGTGCAGCACCACCGCGCCGCCCACCGCGCCGGCGTCCGAGATCACGAAGCCGTCGAAGCCCAGCTCGTCCTTCAGCCAGGTGCGATTCAGCCAGGCGCTGGCCGTGCAGGGAACGCCGCCGAGGGAATTGTAGGCGGTCATGATGGAGCGCGCGCCGCCCTCGGCGAGGCACGCGGCGAACGGGGGCAGGTCGCGTTCGCGCAGGCGGCGTTCACCCGCGTCGATGGGGTAGCTGTCGCGGCCGCCGCGGCCCACGTTGGCGACCAGGTGCTTGGGGGTGGTGACGATGCCCCGTTGCTCGAACGCGCGCACGAAGGCCACGCCCATGGCGGCGGCGAGGAAGGGGTCGGCGCCGTAGGTCTCCTCGACGCGGCCCCAGCGCACGTCGTCGGCGAGGTTGACCACCGGCGACAGGACCTGCCGCACGCCGTGGTCGCGGGTCTCGACGGCGATGGCGGCGGCCACCTCGGCCATCAGGCCG
This bacterium DNA region includes the following protein-coding sequences:
- a CDS encoding MipA/OmpV family protein, which produces MKKWTLLALTGLLLAAATTPALALGPLDAEAGIDLYGKYVWRGMVATPDPVLQPWVGVNTMGFSAGFWGNMDLNDVNGSEWEFNEVDWTLGWAMSLPKVELGAGLIYYDFPNLDANTTELYLHAGLSVLLSPSLTFYQDLDAIKGGYWEAAVSHGVGVGETMTLELGATLGLGSEGYINGYFGGAEGLPGVPEMPGGASMTDLKLTAGLPFQVAHFFTFTPSVSYTTLMGDVKDVVDAGDGAVYHGESDAFFWGLRGAFKF
- a CDS encoding Hpt domain-containing protein, which encodes MSPEYALPGPEMPVIDESRLMAEFGGDREILAELRDLFLDHAPPLFESIRQAIADREIDVIARDGHSLKGACATYGAPRLAMICKVVELAAKAGDWATIDQHQDQFVQEYEKVFEAIGNLSVT
- a CDS encoding glycoside hydrolase family 3 C-terminal domain-containing protein; this translates as MRVLAMTLLLALAADPARAAGEPYRDPDRPVDERVADLLGRMTAEEKFWQLFMVAGTPADDGARYTQGAFGFQLDAGGDRTAVVARADAVQRRFVEDTRLGIPVIVFAEALHGLVHRDATVFPQAIGLAATFDTGLMAEVAAAIAVETRDHGVRQVLSPVVNLADDVRWGRVEETYGADPFLAAAMGVAFVRAFEQRGIVTTPKHLVANVGRGGRDSYPIDAGERRLRERDLPPFAACLAEGGARSIMTAYNSLGGVPCTASAWLNRTWLKDELGFDGFVISDAGAVGGAVVLHGTATDYADAGARALAGGLDVIFQTAFEHAALFLPAFTDGRIDPTVLDAAVARVLRAKFALGLFEHPYGGDTPPVADRAAHRALARRAARASVVLLENRDGLLPLDGAVGSIAVIGPDAAEARLGGYSGPGPERVAILAGIRERFGAAVEVRHAKGCDRAPAGVAPVPAAALSARLDGVTGAGLVGAYFANVDLDGAPALTRLDPQVDFQWSIASPAPDVLPGDFYSVRWTGELTAPGNGAFALGVSGDDGYRLWLDDELVLDNWRPLAAGTRMAPKPLAAGRAYAIRLEFRSPTGNARIRLVWDREAADEEADLAAAVDLAATSDVAVVVAGLAEGEFRDRSRLALPGRQDELIRRVAATGTPTVVVLVAGSAVDPGAWVDRVGAVLQVWYPGEEGGPAVAEILAGDASPAGRLPFDVPFAEGQLPLTYDHTPTGRGDDYADLTGRARYPFGYGLGYTRFAYADLVVTPPVIAPGDTAVISCTVTNTGPRAGDEVVQLYLRDEIASVARPVLALKGFRRVALGAGESRAVRFVLGPDELSLLDRDLVRVVEPGDFRVMVGASSRDVRLRGVLGVVR